accataaatgcgtactcccctctcacataaatggtgggttccaccatgaatttaattagtgggacctaCATTCATATGAGAGGAGatagtacgcatttatggtactccgaaagtacacaataatttcccatGGAATAGCCTATAACCACATCAAAAAGGGGAGCAAAATAACCTAAATCATGGAGATCAATATTAAAATCAACTTTTGAATAATGTGGCAATTAAGTCTTTATTTAATATGACAGTCTTGGTACGACTAACACTTCAGGTTAAGGTCCAGTAGGCACTATTTAGAGGGATTAGGATAAATTGCACATCAATTTAGCCAATACTACCTTTGGTGAATGGCAAAAGAGTAGTTCTTTTTGTTCACCATAGAGCCCTCAATACAACTTGTCTATTTGACACGATTCAGTTTCTGAAGAGCCTTACGTTTTGGCATCTTCAGATTCACTAGGTTACACGTGTATTCACCACAATAAGGCAGAGGCTAACATGTTCAATATAACTTTTTAGAGCTTAATTAGGAATATTAATGACTATTCCTTCCTTTCTTTGTAGTTGTTACTatctttctttttacttttctttgaTAAGGTTGTGTGGAGAAAAAAACAACAGGCCAAAACCTTGTGTAATAAGGAAAGTGCTGGAAAATCTCCAAGCATTTCTGTTTCACCAGCATCTAGGTAAAAGGGACAGAACACTGGGGCCTGCCTAGATAAATTTCATAAGAGCCTACAAAAAAAGTATAGTCAATTATAGGAGCTTCATATGCTAATACTCTTGTAAAGTTACTCCTGAATTAACAGCACTTCAAAATCTTTAAGTGAGACCAAGTAAAATGTAGAACATTGTACTCACTACGCACTCTGAGCAATCATGAGCCATGACTTGagaatacaataaaaaataacagcAAAATATTAATATCTTAATCTAAATAAATAGCAATAGGCCAATAGTAAAAGAGATAGCATACTTGTTCAACAAAGTGCGCAAGCCGGGTCTGTGCACTcaaaaatctttgaatgaaAGCGTTAATTGACTTTGACTGGCCATTCGTTGTCATTCCCGCAAAGAAATGGGTTCTCAAGAATGGTAGTGCCCAAAGTGAGCGCAACCCATACAAATTGGCTATATGCCTATTAGCGTGCAGCCCAAAGGAATTTACCATCTCCATCCAACCAAGTTCAAAATCCTCAATTGACTCCAGATTATAGATTCGAAAAAACTctgtcttccactcattgtAACGTTCTCCCAGTACAGCATTAAACCAGGACGGAAATTTCCCTACAATCATCCATATGCAAAGTGCATGTTTCGTCATAGGCAATTCAATGGCTACTGCTTCTTTGAGACACATATTTTGATCAGTTAGTATTGTTTGCGGAGCCTTCCCAttcataaaccccaagaatgcCTTCCAAAGTTCCATAATACAATACAACACATAAACATCAATGTCAAATTGGGATCAGTGaagctatttaaaaaaaaggaaatgcaTGTGAGCATGTGTAATATATTACCCAACAGTGAAGAGAAATTTTCATATTAAGAATCCATTTGGGAAcagcttatttagttgaaactaaaaactttttgctgaaagtactataaataaaagtaaaagctagctgaaatagtatattGGGACTTATGAATAATGCCAAAAGGTGCAGTGGAATTTATGAAtggtaacaaaaataagctaaataataatataagccAACTATAAACTCTAATTCCAAACGCAACCTAAATATAATGCCATGTCCAATTAGGATGATAGGAAGAGCAGACCAATAGGCATTGAACAATACCGGGAGGTGCTCACTATGCATTTATTGGGGAAAAAAGAGAGTCCCAATTTCATACAAATTGTCCACCACCAATTGGACAAGTAGATGCTCAGTGACAATTTGGCCTGGTCCCCATCATTTATAATTGTAAGATAAAGAATATCAAGTCCCAATTACAATAGTCCCTCATGTGAAAACTCAATCAACCAGCATTATTTTGTGCATGGTCCAAAACCTGACTGGCTATCCTAAACATCCagcttcaaaattcaaattctatgTTCTATCCTTCAATTAGCCTTTTGATTGGTTATGCCTCATAAGAGAAAAGCAATTGATTGAATAGTTCAGTTAAGATTTACAGTAGTCACATGTGCAATATAAGGTGACAGATTAGGGGGGGGAAACCCATAATCATTTTCAGTTATTACCTTCAATGCCCATGAAAACGACCTCAAATTTTCCTCACGCAAAAGGACACAGCCAAAGAAGCAAGGCATACCATAATTATTCATTCCAACCCATATCCCAAGCGGCATGTCAAATGCAGTCAAGCGATGTGTTGTATCAAACACAACTGCATCACCAAAGATCTCATATGACTGGACAGATGAGGCATATGACCATGTGATGTTCTCTAACCTATTGTTTGAATCAAGTGTATACTCAAACTTGAAGTTGGGGTCTCTCTCCTTAATGTTTCTGCACATTCTTAATAAGTCTATGCTCTCCTCTTCTGGATCTAATTTCCTAAATGATTGGAGCAAATTTCTAACATCCTTTTCAGTGAAAGGCAAAAATCCTGGCTCCACACACTTCTCAAGCTCCATAAGTTTCATCATCTGGTGCACAGAAATTCCTGTTTTGGCAAACATAAGGATTCTGCTCTTGTCTGTGTCTGAAATGGTCCGGTATGCAGGAAGGAAACGAACTTGATTTGGTTCTAAGAGCTCGTGATTATGTTGGTTTAGAAAACCTGTGATACGCCATTCTGAAGCCCCTAATTCTGTTGTCTTGCTTATTCGCATGTACGCTTGACATCCACAACGAGATGATTTTCGGTTTCTTTGAGGTTTACTTTCATTCGAGGCTTTGATGGGGGTGTTTCCAGCACGGTGACAGACAAAGTAGCGTCTAGTGAGTCCTTTACCAACCCCATCCTTCCCCTCTGTGCGGTGACGCCGGATTGAGAAGCCACATCGCTTTGCAAATTCACTATAAAATTCATAAGCAGCATCATGAGTAGCAAATCTTTGCCCCATATATGGAACTGCATCATTAGTGGTTTCTAGGGAGAGCCTAGTTTCATCAGGTGATTCCTCAGTGCTACTGGTATCGTCCAAGGACAAAGATCGTTGATCTAAGGGATCATCATAAGCCACCAACAACGGTCCAGCCTCTTCAGACATTATACTTTCTCATTAAACCACTCAATACCCTATgtctttttaaatataaaaaacaagacaaaaaaaaaaaccaaaagcctTGATTAGCCAAACCAGTCCCAACAGATGGAAAGATACATCATAGaacagagaagaaaataaaaaattgagccATACCAAATAAAAAGGGCATAACAACATATGAGCACATGTATTCACAGTAACTGGCAACTAATCTAAATGCTGGTCAACAAccaagaaaaaagggaaaataatagaaaaaaaccAGTAATGATGATGCTGATGATTAAATAATCAACCCAAAACAGTTTTCCCCCACATAAAATTCCAGATTTTCattggaaataaataaataataaaaggcATGTTGTTGGTTAAAATAACAACACTcattatacaaaaataataattcttgAGATTTCTCAGATGGTCAAGTCACCAATTTAGTATCACACTattcttttttaggttttaaacgTTAACATGCTTCCTCAAATCCTACAAAAGTGAGGAATATGGACTTTTAAGTAATTAAAGGCTATAACCTCAGCAAAGTAGAGGATTTCTCATATGTACCAGAAGTTTAGAGGCGCTTCACGTTTCAAGCATCCACCAACCATCCACTTTTCCATTGTAATTCAATACACTCActgctttgtttgtttggaaTTACAATCTCAGTGATTGTCAAAGCTAGCAAATTGAAACTGGTAGCCCTAAAGGCACAAGTTGTAATCTTCCTATTCACACAATTGTATTGAGAGATCGAGTAAACAAATGCAAGAACTTGGAAGTAGATTATGTCATATGCCCTCATAATTCCAAATACAAGTCAAGTTCTTATTTGAACAGACTCAATATTTACGTTGGACCTATTCAGAGGGTAATGAggttttataataattataatttaaaaagtaaGCTGAGTTCATTGCTTGTTGATcaactttcaaaaacatatccGCAAATGCTACTTCATAGTTCAGGTTTCATTCAAGCAAAACTCTTATCTTATAGTTACATCTTTGAGTTCCTGAAGAAAGACCAAAAAACACCAATCGTTTGGAATGAAGTTTCCATCTGCAATCCTATTAGACCTTTCCATTTTACCTCAGAATTAGATTGCCACTCTAGCACTTTTTCAAATGCATTATGTACATCTACAGCTAAATTCAATTACATTTCTGATACATTATGCAAAATTGAGGATAATTATTATCAATAATGGGAAACCCAAAATGGGATTTGTgtttacttaccaaaaaaattacGTAAACACTTTATTCTAATAGACTCTGACTGTAAATATTGGATATAGACACACAAAAACATATACACATACAGCTCAAACAATCATATTCCTAACACATTCTGCAAATTTGAGGACAACCCATTACCAAGATGGAAAAGCCaaaatggtttttgtgtttatcacaaaaattcaaatgaaaattatttttaagagaCTCCAACTGCACATATCATATATACATACAACTCAAGTCAATCACATTACACAAAATTGAGGACAACCcattatgagaaatgaaaaactCCAAAATGGGCTTTGTGTTTCTCACAAAAATTTCAGATGAGCATTTCATTTTTAACATACTCTGACTGCACATAATGtacataaacacacacaaacatatacAATATACAACTCAATTCAATCACATTACTAGCACATTCTGCAAAATTGAGGACAACCCATTATCAGAAATGGAAAATCCAAAATGGGATTTGTGTTTCACACAGAAATTCACATGAAGACTTCATTTTTAAGAGTCTCTGGCTGCATATATTGCTCCAAATTAGAAACAGAGACAAGCATTACTTTTATAGATATAATAACCATGTCTGTTCTCACACATATacataaagagagagaaagagagactgTTTTAAGAGGaggaaaatattaaagaaagataAGAGAATGGTACCAATTGAATTCATGGGAGCAAACCAGGTGAGGTGGATTGGGAAATTGGGAGTTGCCCTAAAATGCGCTGGGAGGTGATGAAAGCCTTTTTATACTCCCTGCGCACTTTACTATCTGACGCCTCCTTCCTTCGCTCCCAAACATCTTCTTCCACTTTAGGACTCTATAATACGCATGTCCAAACACttttcctagttttttttttttttttttttttgcacaaagGTGAGGTTGAGGTTTCAAAGAAAAGATGTGGTACGTCCTCGACATTTTataatatcataaaaaaaattatagacattaagttattattagttctaatcaattaataattatttgttaaaaatattgtaaacgtaGCATTTATCTTGAGAGAATTGTGATGCTTAGTTCTGTTTTGAATTCagaccaaaaaacaaaacaagataaatgttatatttacaacatttttataacgaATGTTAAGTAGTGGGTtgttaccacttaaaattttgtaattgtaacacttctcaaacaaaaaaataataattataaatgagtttaatgtaatttaGGCTAAGGTGGATAACTTAACCAGCTGTAGTGCTTTAATTGGGGAACCTATATAAAtgagtttaatgtaatttaGGCTAAGGTGGATAACTTAACCAGCTGCAGTGCTTTAATTGGGGAACCTAAACCACACCTAAAGTAATGTATTTAAgctttgcattttatt
This genomic stretch from Castanea sativa cultivar Marrone di Chiusa Pesio chromosome 1, ASM4071231v1 harbors:
- the LOC142621841 gene encoding protein FAR1-RELATED SEQUENCE 11, giving the protein MSEEAGPLLVAYDDPLDQRSLSLDDTSSTEESPDETRLSLETTNDAVPYMGQRFATHDAAYEFYSEFAKRCGFSIRRHRTEGKDGVGKGLTRRYFVCHRAGNTPIKASNESKPQRNRKSSRCGCQAYMRISKTTELGASEWRITGFLNQHNHELLEPNQVRFLPAYRTISDTDKSRILMFAKTGISVHQMMKLMELEKCVEPGFLPFTEKDVRNLLQSFRKLDPEEESIDLLRMCRNIKERDPNFKFEYTLDSNNRLENITWSYASSVQSYEIFGDAVVFDTTHRLTAFDMPLGIWVGMNNYGMPCFFGCVLLREENLRSFSWALKAFLGFMNGKAPQTILTDQNMCLKEAVAIELPMTKHALCIWMIVGKFPSWFNAVLGERYNEWKTEFFRIYNLESIEDFELGWMEMVNSFGLHANRHIANLYGLRSLWALPFLRTHFFAGMTTNGQSKSINAFIQRFLSAQTRLAHFVEQAAVAVDFRDQAGEQQTMQQNLQNICLKTGAPMESHAATILTPFAFSKLQEQLVLAAHYASFQMDDGFLVRHHTKAEGGRKVYWAPREGIISCSCHHFEFSGILCRHALRVFSTGNCFQIPDRYLPIRWRRISTPSAKLFQSAPSDHAERIQILQSMVSTLVTESAKSKERLDIANEQIAILLSRIKEQPVSLQGMRDVSSVHEVFDSRIYQK